In Microbulbifer elongatus, the DNA window CAGGATGGGAAAAAATACTCATTTGCATTCCTCTCCAGAGGGCGGAATTTCTACGGCGCCAGGCGCGGCCGATTTTGTCGGCACAACCCGCAACCGCGATTTATTGTAGGCCACTAAGAATATAGCCAGCAGACGCAGATTATCATTGCGATCTTTGCCGAAATTACCAGTCAGCCACCAAACACATCCTACTTTTACCGGCAACATAGGACAAGTCGTTCGCCAGCAACCGCGCAGGCGCACTGGTCACTTTTCATTCACCAGAATCCGCATTATTCCGCAGCAAGAGCGCCCGAAAACTGGTCTGGAAACCCTCGTCTGGTAGAATCCGCGCCCTGATGCGGTCTTCCGCCCACTCCCCTTTACCGACAGAGTTACAGAGATCTGGTTATGCTCAATGCCGACGCCCTCAAGCAGCTTTCCCAGCTGAAGACCGATATCCGCTCCACCAAGGAATTTGCTGAAGGCCGCGTGCGTGGCGCCAATGGCAAGTTTGGCTTTGTGGTCCTGGACGACGGGCGTGAGGCCTTTCTCCCGCCGGCGGAAATGGACCGGGTTTTTCCCGGTGACCGGGTAAAGGTGAGCCTGACCGAAGAAGACAAAGGCAAACTCTCCGCAGAGCTGGACAGCCTGATCGCTTCAGATCTCGACTATCTGGTGGGGCAATATGTGCAACGAGGGCAGGGTCACTTTATACAGCCCAACGAACACGGCCTTTCCCGCTGGATTTTCCTGCCCCCCAAGGCTCGCGGTAAAGCTCAGCCCGGGGAATTCATTGCCTGCAGTATCACCCGCCATCCGTTCAAGGACGGCAAATCCCAGGCGAAAGTCGAGAAAATTATCGGCAAACCGGATATGGCAGGCATCGAGCATGCCTTTGTTGTCGCACAGCACCGTTTGCCCAATGAATTCAGCCCCGCCGCCCTGGCCCAGGCCGAAGAAATTCCTGCACAACTGGCGGCAGTGTGTGCAAACCGCAAAGACCTCTCCGATCTGGGGTTTGTCACCATCGATGCCGAAAGCACCCGCGATATGGACGATGCCATCGCGGTCACCAAACGTGAGAGCGGCTGGGAGCTGCACATTGCGATTGCTGACCCATCCAGCCTGATCGAACCCGAAAGCCCCCTGGATAAAGAAGCGCGTGCGCGGGCCAACAGCGTCTATCTGGCGGGCGAGACCATCCCCATGCTGCCCGCCAACCTGTGTGAAAACAGCTTCTCCCTGCTCGCAGGAGAACAGCGCCCGGCCCTGGTGTTGCACATTGCAGTGGGCGAAGACGGCGCCCTGAACGGTTTTGACTACGAATTTGCTGCCATTCGCTCTCAGCACAAATTCAGTTACGCCCAGGTGGCCCGCTTTATTGACGGCGACGCCAGTGCGGTCCCGACAGAGCAGCATACGGCACTGGGCGAGCTGAATGCGTTGAGTAAGGTCCGTGCCCAGTACCGTGCCGGCCATTCACTGGTTATGGAAGATCGCCCGGACTACGACCTGATTCTGAATGCACAACGGAAAATCGAGCGCATCGAAAAGCAGGAGCGCTCTTCCGCACAGCGCATGGTGGAAGAAGCCATGCTGGCGGCCAATATCTGTGCCGGCGAAAAACTCGCCGCGCTCGGCGGCGGCTGCTTCTCGGTCCACCTGGGGTTCCGCGACGAGCGCATGGCGGAGATCCGCGCGCTACTGAAAGAGGCTATGCCCGAGTTTGCGGAACAGGACTTACACCAGCTGGATGTGTACCTGAATCTGGTCAAGACGCTCGAATCCCAAAGTGATGACGAGTCAAAGAATGTGCTGGCCGTCCTCAAGCGCATGCTGCGCCCTGGCGAACTGTCGGGTAATGCGGCTGCCCACCTGGGGCTGGGGCTGGCCCACTACGCCACAGTGACCTCGCCAATTCGAAAATTCAACGACCTGCACAATCACCGGGTATTGCGCGCCGCCGCCGACCAGGCCACCCTGCCCGCTTTCAACAGCGAAGACGGTGAATCACTGCAGCAGAGTGTCACTACCGGCAGGCAGGCGGATCGCGCGCTGCAGCAATGGCTCTACTGCCAGTTCCTGGAAAGCAAAACCGGAGAAGTCTTTACCGGTAAAATCACCCTGGTAAACGGCGCCGGCATCGGGGTCCGCCTCGACGACAATGGCATCAATGGGTTTGTGCGGTTTAACAGCAAAAAGAATCCCTTCGAGTTTGATGGCAAACGGTTGCGCATCACCCGTGGTGAAGAGCGTTTCCAGCTGGACCAGGAGGTACAGGTGAAAATTGCGGCAGTAGACACCGAGAAACGCCGCATTGCATTTGAGCTGGTCACCGAAACCGCGACTGCCAAATAAGGGCGCTTGCCGCCCTTTCCTGCCCGTCGGCAGCGCCCGGTCGCCGACACTGAAAGACAACACTTCCCGCCACGAGCCAAAAGCCCGTGGCCGTCATCGGCCCCACACCCCGGGGCCGGTGAACCACGTTCAACAAGGAAACATCATGTCGACCATTGCAGAACTGAACCCGACGCCACTGTGGAAACATTTCGCCAAACTGTGTGAAATCCCGCGCCCATCCAAGCATGAAGACAAAGTGGTGGCGTATATCGTCGATTTCGCGAAAAATCGCGGTCTCGACGTCAAGCTCGATCAGATCGGCAATATCATCATCAAGAAACCCGCCACCCCCGGTATGGAAGATCGCAAGACGCTGGCCATGCAGAGTCATGTGGACATGGTGCCGCAGAAAAATGCCGATACCGATCATGACTTTCTCACCGACCCCATCAAGGCCTACGTGGATGGCGAGTGGGTAACCGCTGACGGCACCACGCTCGGTGCTGATAATGGCATTGGCGTCGCGGCCATTCTTGCACTGCTGGAATCGACGGATATTCCTCACCCGCCGCTCGAAGCCCTGCTGACCATTGATGAAGAAGCGGGAATGACCGGCGCCAAGCACCTGCAGCCGGGCCATTTCGAGGCGGACCTGCTACTGAACCTGGACACCGAAGACGAAGGCGAACTGTATGTAGGCTGCGCAGGTGGCGTAGACGTCAATGTTTCCCTGCCATACACCGCAACCCCCATCGAGGCCGACCATCTGGCCTTCAAACTGAGCGTGCGCGGCCTGCGTGGCGGCCACTCCGGTCTCGACATCGATAAAGGGCGTGGCAACGCCAACAAGATCGCCAACCGCATTATCGACACGGCGCGGCGGCAGATCCCGGAATTGCGTATCGCCAGCCTTGATGGCGGCAGTCTGCGGAATGCCATCCCGCGGGAGTCTTTCAGCGTGATTACGGTATCGCAGGAGAACTCCGCTCTGCTCCAGGAGATCGCTCTGCAGACCAGCGCAGTGATCAAAGGCGAATTCGACAACGAACCCAAGCTGGATATCACCCTGGAAGCCACTGACACGCCGTCGAGCACAATGGACGTGGCAACTCAGGAAAAACTGATTCACTGTATCCGCTGCTGCCCCAATGGCGTTGAACGTATGAGCACCGCACTGGAAGGCATCGCCGACACTTCAAACAACCTCGCCCGCGTCGTGACGGAAACCACTGACAGCGGCAACAGCCAGGTTCGGATCCAGTGCCTGGTGCGCAGCCTTTCCGACAGCGCCCGTGACGAACACGGATTGAATGTCGCCGCCGCCTTCGCGCTCGCAGGCGCCGAGACCAGCCTCGACAACGCCTACCCGGGCTGGACGCCCAATATGCAGTCACCGCTGCTGGCGCTGATGAAACAGGTCTATCAGCAAATGGAAGGCAAGGCGCCGGAAGTCAAAGTGATTCACGCCGGCCTTGAATGCGGTTTGCTCGCCAAGCCTTACCCAAATTGGGACATGGTCTCCTTTGGCCCCACCATCCGCCGCGCCCATTCCCCGGAAGAGCGGGTACACATTCAGAGCGTGGCCAATTTCTGGGACTACTTTGTCAAAGTGGTTGCTGCAATTCCGCAGAAATAAACTGCATCTGCTTCAAACAAGGCCCGGCCAGCACGCTGGGCCTTTTTGTATTCCAGTAATAATCGGGGGAGAATAAGACAAACCGGATAGGTAGACCAATATGACTCCCGCAATCAAAGCCGCCGAAAAAGCGAAAGTGAAATTCCAGATTCACGAATATTCCCATGATCCGGCGGCGGAATCCTACGGCCTGGAAGCGGCGGAAAAGCTGGGGCTCGCACCGCAACGGGTGTTTAAGACCCTGGTGGTATCCCTGGATGGAAAATCGCTGGCGGTAGCGGTGCTACCGGTGGAAGACCAGCTCAATATGAAATTGATCGCCAGAGCCACGGGAGCCAAGAAAGCGATCATGGCCGATAAAAACGCGGTAACGCGCTCTTCCGGCTATGTACTTGGCGGTGTCAGCCCACTGGGACAGAAAAAGACATTACCGACGTTCCTCCACGTTTCCGCGGAGTCCGAGGACACTATTTTTGTCAGTGCCGGCCGCCGCGGGCTGGAGATCGAGCTGGCACCGGGCGATCTATTGCGTTTGACCCGAGGAACGTTTGCCTCGCTGACAAGCTGACCGCAGTAACCGAGCCCCGGAAAACTACGCAAGTCATAATGAGATTCAGGAGCAGTGTATGAGCACCTATGAATGGCTGTTGTTCGACCTTGACGGGACCCTGAGTGACCCTGCAGAGGGTTTCGTGAACTCCATGAACCACGCTCTGCAGTTCTACAACTATGCACCTCGGCCCGCCGCCCAATTGACCCCTCATATCGGCCCACCTCTGGAGGTGACCCTCGCACACCTCACTGGCTCCGCAGACCGCACCCACGTTCGCGCCCTGGTCGATAAATACCGCGAGCGCTACGGTGAAACCGGCTATGCGGAAAATACCCTGTACCCCGGCATCACCGACATGCTGCAGCAATTGAGCAGTATCGACGGCATTCGCCTCGGTGTGTGCACTTCGAAGCGGGCCGACTTTGCCAGCCGCATCCTCGAGCAATTTGAGCTACACCACTATTTTGAATTTGTCAGTGGCGGCGACGTGGGCGTCGCAAAATGGCAGCAGCTCGGGAAACTGATCGAAGAAAAGCGAATTGGTCAGCGCACCCTGATGATCGGCGACCGTCACTTCGATCTGTCCGCAGCCGCGCGAAACGGCCTGCCCAGTGCCGGCGTTCTCTGGGGGTACGGATCGAAGGAGGAACTCGACCAACACACCCCCGCCTACCTGTTCCATCACCCGTCCGAAATCCTGAACATTTTCTGACTTCTACTGTCCGACCGTGCACACCAAAATAAGAGGAAGCCTCGTGAAACGCTTTGCCCTGATCCTTTCCTTCGCCCTGCTCTCCGGTTGTGGCACCGTGACCACGCTGACCAGCTCTGACTCCGAAATCGCCCGAGACCTGAGACAGAAAAACTCCGGCTGTGTGAGTATGCCCCGGGTCTACAGTGGTGTTGCCTACAATATGTGCAAATTGAATTCCAATGGCACCTCCATTTACTTCGCCCCCCTGTTGGGCGTTTACCTGGTCGATAGCGTATTTTCAGCAGCCACCGATACCGTCGTACTGCCTTACACCATCTATGCACAGAATGAACAGGGCAGTGTAAACCTGTAGAATTTTCAACCGCTCTTCACCGGTTGCGCAAACGATCCGGGAACCACTGGTCTCGACTACGGCTGGTTCCCGCCCCACTTACATCGCATAATGCGCGGCCCAAATTCCAAACTGACTCCTGGCCTGCTGTATGTGGTTTAAGAACCTGCGCGTATACCGCCTCACCCGTGAATTCACACTTTCCGCCGAGCAATTGAACGAAATGCTCGAACCAGACACCTTCACCCCTTGTGGTAGCCAGGACATGGCCCGCTACGGCTGGGTACCACCTCTGGGACGCCACGGCACCGAGCTGGTTCACGCGGCCAATGGCTACCTGATGGTCTGCGCGAAAAAGCAGGAAAAAGTGATTCCCGCGGCGGTGGTGAACGAAAAAGTAGAAGAGATGGCTCTGGCCATTTCCGAGAAAGAAGCCCGCAGTGTCGGCCGTAAAGAGCGGCAGAACCTGAAGGACGAAGTGTTGCTGGAAATGCGCCCTAAGGCCTTCGCACGCTCCAGACTGCAGTTTGCCTATATCGACCCCAAAGACGGCTGGATTGTGGTCAACGCATCTTCGGCGAAGGCCGCCGAAGAGCTGCTGGAAAACCTCCGCGAAGCTATCAGCAGCCTTTCTGTCGTGCCGCTGACCGCGAAGAATATCCCCCAGCAATCCATGACCCACTGGCTCACGGCGCCGGAAGCCCCCACCCACTTCGAGTTCGGCCATGAATGCGAATTACGTGACCCGCAGGAGTCCGGCAGCGTGATCCGCTGCAAGAACCAGGATCTGTGTGCGGAAGAAATTCACAACCACCTTCTGGCCGGAATGCAGGTCCACAAGCTTGGCCTGATCTGGCGCGACGGCGTGGAGCTGATGGTGGACGATCAACTGGCCATCAAGCGGCTGAAGTTCAGTGACGCGGTCACCGAGAAAGCGGACAACGCCGACGCGGACAATGCGGCCCAGCGCTTCGATATTGAATTTTCCGTAATGACCCTGGAGATTTCTGCCCTGCTGAAGGATCTGCTCCGCGCCTTTGGCGGTCTCAATACGGATACCGCCAGCGTCGATGAGATCGTTGCCCGTGCGAGTCACGAAGAGCGCGCGCAGCAGCTCAGCAGTGAAGTAGAAGAAGTGGTGTAAAGCGGGCGAAAACTCGCCACTGGCGACCGCCCGGTTTCAGTGAAACTGTTCCGAGGCGGGAATACCAGTGGATACCTCAGAAGAATACCTCAGAGCGAGCCAGTGATCCTCAGACCGCGCTGAGACACTACGGATTCGCTGTGAGGTTCCCTAAGCTGGTCTCGGTATTCACTACCGAAGTCTCGGGGCTGGCCTATGAAAT includes these proteins:
- a CDS encoding aminoacyl-histidine dipeptidase, whose translation is MSTIAELNPTPLWKHFAKLCEIPRPSKHEDKVVAYIVDFAKNRGLDVKLDQIGNIIIKKPATPGMEDRKTLAMQSHVDMVPQKNADTDHDFLTDPIKAYVDGEWVTADGTTLGADNGIGVAAILALLESTDIPHPPLEALLTIDEEAGMTGAKHLQPGHFEADLLLNLDTEDEGELYVGCAGGVDVNVSLPYTATPIEADHLAFKLSVRGLRGGHSGLDIDKGRGNANKIANRIIDTARRQIPELRIASLDGGSLRNAIPRESFSVITVSQENSALLQEIALQTSAVIKGEFDNEPKLDITLEATDTPSSTMDVATQEKLIHCIRCCPNGVERMSTALEGIADTSNNLARVVTETTDSGNSQVRIQCLVRSLSDSARDEHGLNVAAAFALAGAETSLDNAYPGWTPNMQSPLLALMKQVYQQMEGKAPEVKVIHAGLECGLLAKPYPNWDMVSFGPTIRRAHSPEERVHIQSVANFWDYFVKVVAAIPQK
- a CDS encoding HAD hydrolase-like protein — encoded protein: MSTYEWLLFDLDGTLSDPAEGFVNSMNHALQFYNYAPRPAAQLTPHIGPPLEVTLAHLTGSADRTHVRALVDKYRERYGETGYAENTLYPGITDMLQQLSSIDGIRLGVCTSKRADFASRILEQFELHHYFEFVSGGDVGVAKWQQLGKLIEEKRIGQRTLMIGDRHFDLSAAARNGLPSAGVLWGYGSKEELDQHTPAYLFHHPSEILNIF
- the ybaK gene encoding Cys-tRNA(Pro) deacylase, whose protein sequence is MTPAIKAAEKAKVKFQIHEYSHDPAAESYGLEAAEKLGLAPQRVFKTLVVSLDGKSLAVAVLPVEDQLNMKLIARATGAKKAIMADKNAVTRSSGYVLGGVSPLGQKKTLPTFLHVSAESEDTIFVSAGRRGLEIELAPGDLLRLTRGTFASLTS
- a CDS encoding VacB/RNase II family 3'-5' exoribonuclease, with translation MLNADALKQLSQLKTDIRSTKEFAEGRVRGANGKFGFVVLDDGREAFLPPAEMDRVFPGDRVKVSLTEEDKGKLSAELDSLIASDLDYLVGQYVQRGQGHFIQPNEHGLSRWIFLPPKARGKAQPGEFIACSITRHPFKDGKSQAKVEKIIGKPDMAGIEHAFVVAQHRLPNEFSPAALAQAEEIPAQLAAVCANRKDLSDLGFVTIDAESTRDMDDAIAVTKRESGWELHIAIADPSSLIEPESPLDKEARARANSVYLAGETIPMLPANLCENSFSLLAGEQRPALVLHIAVGEDGALNGFDYEFAAIRSQHKFSYAQVARFIDGDASAVPTEQHTALGELNALSKVRAQYRAGHSLVMEDRPDYDLILNAQRKIERIEKQERSSAQRMVEEAMLAANICAGEKLAALGGGCFSVHLGFRDERMAEIRALLKEAMPEFAEQDLHQLDVYLNLVKTLESQSDDESKNVLAVLKRMLRPGELSGNAAAHLGLGLAHYATVTSPIRKFNDLHNHRVLRAAADQATLPAFNSEDGESLQQSVTTGRQADRALQQWLYCQFLESKTGEVFTGKITLVNGAGIGVRLDDNGINGFVRFNSKKNPFEFDGKRLRITRGEERFQLDQEVQVKIAAVDTEKRRIAFELVTETATAK
- a CDS encoding YceK/YidQ family lipoprotein, with product MKRFALILSFALLSGCGTVTTLTSSDSEIARDLRQKNSGCVSMPRVYSGVAYNMCKLNSNGTSIYFAPLLGVYLVDSVFSAATDTVVLPYTIYAQNEQGSVNL
- the rdgC gene encoding recombination-associated protein RdgC, which produces MWFKNLRVYRLTREFTLSAEQLNEMLEPDTFTPCGSQDMARYGWVPPLGRHGTELVHAANGYLMVCAKKQEKVIPAAVVNEKVEEMALAISEKEARSVGRKERQNLKDEVLLEMRPKAFARSRLQFAYIDPKDGWIVVNASSAKAAEELLENLREAISSLSVVPLTAKNIPQQSMTHWLTAPEAPTHFEFGHECELRDPQESGSVIRCKNQDLCAEEIHNHLLAGMQVHKLGLIWRDGVELMVDDQLAIKRLKFSDAVTEKADNADADNAAQRFDIEFSVMTLEISALLKDLLRAFGGLNTDTASVDEIVARASHEERAQQLSSEVEEVV